CCGGCCGCCGTCAGCCCGGCCGCCCTGCGGCGCACCGCGTCGGTGCCCGCCATCCCGGCGGCGATCAGGTACGCGTACCGCACGGTCACCACGTACGAGACCATCGAGATCAGCGACCCCGCCAGCCCCGAGTAGAACAGCCCGTCGTGCCAGACGGCGGGCAGGGCCAGCAGGTGCGGCAGCGGCGGCCAGACGCCGCCGAGCTGGGCCAGCCCGGGGGTCGGGCTGTCGATCACCCGGCGGGCGATGAGCAGGTGCGAGCCGCTGTCCTTGTAGGCCAGCACGGTGCCCAGGTCCAGGTGGTACAGGCAGGCGATGATCGACAGCGCCACGCTCACCAGCGTGACCACGGCGAGCACCGGGTCGCGCGGCATGCGCCAGGCGGGGCGGCGGCGCCCGCGGTCGAAGCGCAGGCCCGCCCTGGCTCGCGAGACCGCCCTCGGCACCGGGGCGCGGCCCTGCGGTGACAGGGGCAGCTCGACGATCCTGACGTCCCCCCGCCCGGCCGCCGCCAGGGGCGTGGCCAGCGCGGCCCCGCCGTGCTCGCGCTCCTCCAGCAGCCACCTGTCGAGCAGCCGGTAGGAGCAGGCGCCGCCGCGCGCGCGGCCCCGTGGCAGCAGGCGTTCCCAGGCGGCCCAGCTCAGCACGGTGGCGCGGCGGGAGCGCGAGCGGGTCCGTCCCGGCGTGCCGACCACCGCGTCGGCCCGCTCCTCGCGTTGCACGCGCAGCAGCACGGGCAGGTCGGCGGCGTCGATCCGGTCGCCGGGCCCGACGAGCACGAGCCGCCGCATGTCGGTGCGTTCCAGCGCGGCCAGGACCCCGGCGCGCTCGGCCTCGGGCGAGTCAGGCTCGCCGTCGTGCGGCACGGTGAGGACGCGGTCGGGATAGCGCGAGGCCAGCGCGTCCAGGGCGCCGGGCGCGCCGCCCGGCCGGCCGACGATGACGATCCGGTGCTCCAGGCCCGCTTCGGCGAGCGTCGCGAGCAGCGCCTCCACCTCGTGTTCGAGGTCGTCGGGACGGGGGCGCGCAGGGAAGACGACGGCGACCGAGTCGTTCTTCCCCACCGGGTTCAGCCCTGGCGGATGCTCCTGGGACGGCATGCGGTGCTCACCGCCCCGGCGCCGCGCAGGCGGCCGATGGCGTACGGAAATATCCGAAATCAGCGCATCCGCTGGCCCACCCGCCGCCTCGCAGAACGCGCACATCCGTACAAGTCATGTTTCTCCAACGATGCGATCCGACAAGGCCACGGGTCGCCAGAATTCACGGGGTCAGGAGATTTGCCCGTACCGTCCAACCCGACACCGATTATCACTGTTGCCGCAGCTCAGAGCCTTGATCCCACTCCCAAAAGCCTGGCAAAGAGTCATATCGACCACACACGATGGGAAATATCCGATATTTCGAAGAAGTCACCGCGACCGCGACACACCCTGCCGATAAGCCGAGGAATTCTCGCGACCGCCGTTAGCATGACTTCGCGATATTCGCGAGGTTCACGTCGCCGGGCGTCAACCGGCTATTCATGACAAAAAAGGACCCATCATGAGGTTGTGCACCACTGCTCGCGCCGCCGCGAGCTGCGCCGTCACGGCGATCGCCCTCACCACGCTCTCCGCACCGCCCGCGGCGGCGGACACGCGCCCCTGGTACGGCGGCGACGTCGTGGAGATCCAGACCCACGCCGACAAGTGCTTCGACGTCGCGGGCATCAGCGCCGAGGACCGGACCCCGATCATCCAGTACGGCTGCGACGACGAGACCCACCAGCGCTTCCGGCTGCGCCGGCTGCCCGACGGCTCGGTGGCCATCCAGACCTTCGCCGGCAAGTGCCTCGACGTCGAGCACGGCAGCTCCGCCGACGGCGCGCGGCTCGTCCAGTTCCGCTGCCACGCCGAGCCCAACCAGCGCTTCCGGTTCACGCCGACCAGCCGCGGCCGGTTCATCATCCGCACCGCCGCCGGCAAGTGCCTGGACGTGCGCGACGGCAGCCTCGGCGACCAGGCCCCCATCGTCGCCTACAGCTGCCACGGCAACGTGAACCAGAGCTTCTACCTCGTTCCCGTCCGGCCGTGGTCCGGCATGTGAGCAACGCGCCGGCCCGCCGGCGGCTGCAGGCGCGGCACGGTGCGCCTGCAGCCGCGCCGGTCAGCGTGGACATCGTCATCCCCGTGCTCAACGAGGAGCGCGCGCTGCCGGGGTGCGTCCGGACGCTGGCCGCCTACCTCGGCGGCTTCCCGCTGCCGTGGCGCATCACGATCGTCGACAACGGCAGCACCGACGGCACCTGGCGGGCCGCCGCCGCGCTGGCCGCCGAGCTGGAGCAGGTGCACGCCCGCCGGCTCGACATCCGCGGCCGGGGCGCGGCGCTGCGGGCGGCCTGGCAGGACAGCCCCGCCGACATCGTGGCCTACATGGACGTGGACCTGTCCACCGACCTCGACGCCCTGTTCCCGCTGGTGGCCTCGGTGGCCAGCGGCCACTCCGAGATCGCCATCGGCACCAGGCTGGCGCCCGGCGCGCGCACGCGCCGCTCGCTGCGCCGCGAGGTCGTATCGCGCGGCTACAACGCCCTGCTCCGGCATGGTTTCGGGGTCAGGTTCAGCGACGCGCAGTGCGGCTTCAAGGCGGCCAGGACGGACGTGGTCAGGCCGCTGCTGGGCAAGGTCGAGGACGACGCCTGGTTCTTCGACACCGAGCTGCTGCTGCTGGCCGAGCACAACGGGCTGCGCGTGCACGAGGTGCCCGTGGACTGGATCGAGGACACCGACTCGCGCGTGCGCGTCGTCAGGACGGCCATCGACGACCTGAAGGGGCTGGCCAGGGTCGCCTGGGCGATCTCCAGGGGGCGCGCGGGGGTGGAGGTGGCGCGGCCCGAGCCGGCGCCCTGGCATCCCGACGCGATGGTCGCCCGGCCGCGCGAGGCCACGTTCGTGTCCTTCGCCGTGGTCAGCGGGGTCTCCTGCGCCCTGTACGCGCTGGTCTACCTGAGCCTGCGCGAGATCTGGTCGCCCGCCGCGACGAACCTCGGCGCCGTCGCCCTGACCTTCCTGGTGAGCGGCGCGGTGCCGCGCCGGTGGACGGTCGCCCGGCTGCGGCGCGCCGCCGTGCGCGTGCGCTCCGCGGCGCGTTTCTCCATGGTGTACGCCCTCACCACGGCCGCCGCGCTGGCGGTGCCGGCAGCCGCCGGCCGGGCGGTGGAGGTGGGGGCGGTGCTGGCCGCGTACGGGCCGCTCGCGCTGTCCCGCTGGATCGCCGGGAGCAGGCGGACCCGGCAGCGCTCCTGGACGCCGCGCCGCCGCCGGCGCTCGGTGCGCCGCCACCTGATGGCACCACACCGCCGCTGCCCGCGCTCACCCGTCTAACGCGTCCAGCGCGTCCAGCGCGTCTTGCTGGCGGGCCCTTCAGGACTTGAGCCCGTCCAGGCGCTCCAGCCGCTGCCGGGCGTGGCGCTCCTCGCGCTGCGTCACCTCCAGCCGCTGCCGCGCCTCGTCCAGCTTCTTGCGGGCCTTGGCCAGCTTCTTCTCCAGCCGCGCCACCTTCTCCGCCCGCTCGTCGTGCTCTCCCCTGGCGGCGCCCAGCTCCTGCAGCCACTCCTGATGCGCCGCCTGCGCCTCCTGCCGTTCGCGGGCCTTGGCTGCCTCGGCCTCCTCACGGGCGCGCGCCTGCGCGGCCTCCTGCTCGGCGCTCTTCTTCCTGCGCGTGGCAGGCGCGCGCGTGATGGGCGCGGGCGCGAAGCCGCTGTACTGCAGCGGCTTGACCAGCCGCCCCTGGCGCACCTCGGCGGCCGCCCCCTCGTCCACCAGCGCCGCGTCCAGCGTCTGGTCCACCTCGGTGCCGGCCGCCGCCGACAGGTCGGTCTCCTGCCTGGCCAGCCGCCCCACCTTCGCGCTCACCTCGCCTCTGCGCTGGGTCAGCTCCGCCAGCGCGTCGGCGTCCTGCTCCTGCCAGGCCGCGCGCAGCCGCTCCCCGACGTCGAGGAGCTCGGCCAGCTCGGCGGGGTGCTCGCGGGCGAGCCGGTTCACCGCCCAGGCGGACACCGTCGGCTTGCGCAGCCGCGCGATCTCCCGCGAGAGGCGGGCGTCGCCCGCGTCCTTGGCCGCACGGGCCTCGGCCGTGCGTGCGGCGGTGAACTCGGACGGCGTCAGCGCGTAGAGCCGGTCCGCCACCTCGTCAAGATCCACACAGGACAAATACCCCACATGCGCGGTTTCCTAGCGCATAGTGGAGGCAGCACCAGCCGATCGGAGGCCTCCGGTGTTCGAACGCTTCACCGACCGCGCGCGCAGGGTCGTCGTCCTCGCCCAGGAGGAGGCGCGGATGATGAGTCACCACTACATCGGCACGGAGCACGTGTTACTCGGCCTCATCCACGAGGGTGAGGGGCTCGCCGCACTGGTGCTCGACAGTTGTGGCGTGGAGCTCGACCACGTACGCGCCTTCGTCGAGCGCGAGGTGGGCCGCGACGGGGCCGCGCCCGCCGGCACCCGGCAGTCCGCCGCCAAGGCGTCGGCGGGGCACATCCCGTTCACGCCGCGCGCCAAGAAGGTCCTGGAGCTGTCGCTGCGCGAGGCGCTGCAGCTGCGCCACAACTACATCGGCACCGAGCACATCCTGCTCGGGCTGCTCAGGGAGGGCGAGGGCCTGGCCGCCCAGGCGCTCGTGGACGCGGGCGCTGACCTGACCGACGTGCGCCAGCGCGTGCTCGACCGCGTGGGCCGCGGCTCCAAGGAACGCCCGAGCGAGATGTTCTTCGCCGGCGGCTCCATGCTGAGCGAGCGGCTCACCCAGATCCAGGAGAGCCTTGAGCGCATCGAGCGGCACCTGGGCATCGAGCGGCAGGACCCGCCCCGCAAGACCGGCCAGGGCCAGGGCCAGGGCCAGGGTGAGGGCGAGGGCGAGGACGAGGCCCTAGGCTGACACCATCGTGCCGACCGGCAGCCTGGCCTCGATCACGCCCGGGTCCTCGCTGTAGCCGAGCGTGGCGCCCAGCGCGAGCAGCAGCCGGCGCATGCGCGCGTTGTCACTCAGCATGGTGGCCCTGACCTCGGCGTACCCGAGGTCGCGGGCCGCCCGCACCAGCATCCTGGCCATTGCCGTGCCCAGACCGCGCCCCTGCCAGCGGTCCTCGACCAGGAAGGCCATCTCGGCGGTGCCGGGGTCGTTGGTGAACATCAGGTTGGCCATGCCGACGACCTGCCCGTCGTGCCCGGCGACCAGCGAGCATCCCCTGTTCCTGTCGCAGAGCTTGTCGAACGTGCGCGGCGGCAGCGCCGGCATCGAGGTGAAGTAGCGGAACCTGCGCGACTCAGGCGAGCACCTGTCGTGCAGGTCGCGCACGGCCTCGCGGTAGATCGAGGTGAGCGGGCGGACGGTGACCTCGGCCCCGTCGGCGAGCTTGACCGCCCGGTCCGCGGTGCCGCTCTGCTCGGCCGCGGGCTGGGCGAGCCGGGCGAAGGAGGCGGCCCTGGCCGCCTCGGTCAGCGTGAACGGCAGCTCTGCGCGGCGCAGCCGGACCGCCCTGCGCGGCGCGACCGGCACGACGAGCTGGGTGGGGTCGGGAAGATCACTCACGGCCTCACCATAGACCCAGCGCGCGTCGTCCGCGCGCAGCAGCTCGGCGAGCAGCTCGGGCAGCCGCCAGGGCATCGTGCGCAGCCTGGAGGCCAGCAGCAGCGCCCTGGTGGGCTCGTCGGTCAGCTCGTGGGCGGTGGCGGGCACCACCGTGACGTTGCGGCCCCCGGCTGCTTCGAGGGCCTCGCGCACGGTCTCGGGGTGGGCCGGGATGTCGGCGACGAACTCGTCGACGGTGCCGTCGGTGTCGGACTGTACGCTCAGGCCGAGGATGTTCCCGCCCCTGTGGGCCAGGGCCGCTGCCAGGGAGGCCAGCCGGCCGGGTCGCTCGTCCACCGTCGTGCGGATGCGCAAGAATCCCATGCACCGAGCATGCCCGACGGCTGTTACGCGGCCGCTAACGACGTGTTTCATTGCGTATTTCGTCGCAAGATGCGCCGACTTATCCGGATATAGGAGGATATGTCGCCATGAGCGTGCGTGTTCCTTTGTCGTCCGAGTACGTGAACGGCGACGTGTCCTTCTGGTACCGGTCCGCCGGACTGCCCGCCCCCGGCCCCAGGCTCGACGGCGACCTCCAGGCCGACGTGGCCATCGTCGGCGCCGGCTACACGGGCCTGTGGACCGCGTACTACCTCAAGCGCGCCCGCCCGTCCATGAACGTGGTGCTGCTGGAGCAGGAGTTCGCCGGGTTCGGCGCGTCGGGGCGCAACGGCGGCTGGCTGACCGGCGACCTGGCGGGCTCGCACGAGCGCTACGGCGCGGGCGCCAGGCGGCTGCAGCGCGAGATGTACGCCTCGATCGACGAGGTGATCCAGGTCTGCCGGACGGAGTCCATCGACTGCGACCTGGTCAAGGGCGGCGTGCTGAACGTGGCACGCACCCCGGCCCAGGCCGCCCGGCTGCGCCAGAGCGTGTCCTCCGCCCGCGCCTGGGGCATCGAGGAGGCCGATCTGCGCCTGGTGGACCCCGCGGACCACGTACGCGTCGCCGGAGCCCTGGAGGGCTTCTGGAGCCCCCACTGCGCGCGCATCCAGCCGGCGAAGCTGGCCCAGGGGCTGGCCAGGGCCGTACGCGAACTGGGCGTGCCCATCTACGAGCGCACCCCGGTGACCGAGATCTCCCCGCACCGCGCCGTCACCCCGTACGGCACGGTCTCGGCCGGCCACGTGATCCGGGCGACGGAGGGCTTCACGGCCCGCCTGCCGAGCCTGCGCCGCCAGTGGCTGCCGATGAACAGCTCCATGATCGTCACCGAGCCCCTCCCCGCGTCGTTCTGGGACGAGGTCGGCTGGCAGGGCGCCGAGCTGCTCGGCGACATGGCGCACTACTACATGTACGCCCAGCGCACCGCCGACGACCGCATCGCCTTCGGCGGGCGCGGCCGGCCCTACCTGTACGGCTCGCGCGTGGACGCCCGCGGCCACACCCACGAGTGGACGGTCGAGGCCCTGTGGCGGCTGCTGACCGAGTTCTTCCCCGCTGCGCGCTCCTCCTCGATCGCGCACGCCTGGTCCGGCGTGCTCGGCGTGCCGCGCGACTGGTGCTCCACCGTGCACGTGGACCGGGCCACGGGCCTCGGCTGGGCGGGCGGCTACACCGGACACGGCGTGACCACCACCAATCTGGCCGGCCGCACGCTACGTGACCTGATACTGGGCGAGGAGACGGAGCTGACGTCGCTGCCGTGGGTGGGCCGCCGGGTGCGCTCCTGGGAGCCGGAGCCGCTGCGGTGGCTGGGCGTGCACACGATGTACCGCCTGTACCGGGTGGCCGACCACCGGGAGCGGACGATGCCGCGCACCTCGGTGCTGGCCCGCTTCGCCGACCTGATCACCGGACACTAGAAAGGGACACCCCCCATGGACATCCTCTTCCGAGGCGGGCGCGTCTTCACCCCGCAGGGCGTGGCGGCGACGGCCGTGCTGGTGCGCGACGGCGTCATCGCCGCCGTCGGCCCGGAGCGGGAGCTGGCGCGGCAGCCGCACGAGACGGTGGATCTGGACGGCGCTCTGCTGACGCCCGGTTTCACCGACGCGCACCTGCATCCGGTTCAGGCCGGGCTCGAACGCGCCAAGTGCGATTTGTCAGAGATATTCGGACTTGACGCTTACCTGGAAAAGATCGCCGACTATGCCGCAAACAATCTTGATAAAGAGTGGATCGACGGCGGCGGCTGGGACATGTCAGCATTCCCGGGTGGCCTTCCGCATCGCGAACAGATCGACTTCCTCGACCGTCCCGTCTATCTGATCCAGCGCGACCACCACGCCGCCTGGGTCAACACCGCCGCTCTCGCCAGGGCCGGCATCACCCGCGACACCCCCGACCCGGCCGACGGCCGCATCGAGCGCGACGCCGCGGGCGAGCCCACCGGGGTCCTGCACGAGGGCGCCATGGACCTCGTCGGCCTGCTGACCCCCCGCCCGACCGCCCAGGACCTCCAGGACGCGCTGGCGGACGCGGAGCGGCACCTGTTCTCGCTGGGCATCACGGGCTGGCAGGACGCCATCGTGGGCTCCTACGCGGGCTCCGACGACCAGCTCCCCACCTACGTGGAGGCGGCCCGCTCCGGGCGGCTGCGGGCCCGCGTGGTGGGCGCGCTGTGGTGGGACCGCACGCGCGGCGCCGAGCAGGTCGAGGACCTGCTGGCCCGCCGGGCCTCCGCCGAGGGGCTCACCCGGTTCCGCGCCGGCTCGGTCAAGATCATGCAGGACGGCATCACGGAGAACTTCACGGCCGCGACGCTGGAGCCGTACTGCCTGTGCGGCGGCACCGGGCTGTCGTACGTGGACCCGGCCAAGCTCAAGGAGTACGTCGCCGAGCTGGACCGGCACGGCTTCCAGGTGCACTTCCACGCCATCGGCGAGCGCGCGGTGCGCGAGGCGCTCGACAGCTTCGAGGGCACGGACCCGGCCAACCGGCACCACATCGCCCACCTGCAGATCATCGAGCCGTCCGACGTGCCGCGCTTCGCCGCGCTCGGCGTCACGGCCAACCTGCAGCCGCTGTGGGCCACGCACCACGCCCAGATGGACGAGCTGACGCTGCCCTACCTCGGCGAGCCGCGCTCGTCATGGCAGTACCCGTTCGCCGACCTGCTGGCGCACGGCACCCGGTTCTGCGCGGGCAGCGACTGGCCCGTCTCGAACGCCGACCCGCTGCAGGGCATGCACGTGGCCGTCAACCGCACCGAGCCGGGCGGCTCGGTGCACGCCGGCTACCCGACCGCGCAGACGCCGTTCCTGCCCGGCCAGCGCATCGACCTGGCCACCGCGATGACCGCGTACACGGCGGGGTCGGCCTGGATCAACCGCTCACCCGCCGGCATCATCGAGCCGGGCCGCCCGGCCGACCTGGTGGTGCTCGACCGCGACCCGTTCGAGCTGCCGCCGGCCGAGATCTGGACCACGCGGGTGCGGATGACGTTCGTGGACGGCGAGCCCGTCTTCGAGCGGCGCTGAGCACCCGCCGGCGCACCGCGGGGACCTGGCGCGCGCACTGCGGGGACCGGGCGCGCGCACCGGGCGGGCCGGACACCACGAAGGGCCCCGGAAGTGACTTCCGGGGCCCTTCGTGATCGCCTGTACTACCAGGGGGACTTGTTGTTGCGCAGGCGCTCCAGTGCCTCCTCGAGGATCGCCTTGCCGTCCTTGTCGCTCCTGCGCTCCTTCACGTAAGCCAGGTGCGTCTTGTACGGCTCGTTCTTCGGCGGGGCAGGCGGCGCCGACTCGTCCTGTCCGGCAGGGAGGCCGCAACGGGGACAGTCCCACGTCTCGGGGACCGCCGCGTCACTGGCGAAACTGGGGCGCGTCTCGTGCATGTTGGCGCACCAGAACGAGACCCGCACTCTCGGAGCCGCCTCGCCGCGCTCGGCCTCCCCCATCGGGCCGGCGCCGACTCGGCTGCCACGGATCGCGTTGCCACTACCCACGGATGAACTCCTCGCTCGATCGCCCCGCGTACAGACACGGGGGGAGAATCACTGTCACGCGTTGACTTGTTGCTCAGGGCCTCATGAGCAGGCCGAGAGCGATGATGCAGACGAACCAGATCGTGCCCGTGATCACGGTCAGCCGGTCGAGGTTGCGCTCCACCACCGAGGAACCACCGAAGTTCGACGAGAAACCGCCGCCGAACATGTCAGACAGGCCACCACCCTTGCCCTTGTGGAGCAGGACGAGCAGGATCATGAGAAGGCTCGCCAGGATGAGGGCGATGGAGATTCCGATTTCCACGGTATGCCTGTTCCTTCAATGCTCTGTTACGCGTGACGATTCAGACTTGCCTCTTGAGGGTACGACCTGATGTCAAGTCGCACCCCCGGAACGGCTCAGTTAGCCGGGCATATCGGAGAATCGACAGATCTTCGCGAACTCATCGGCGTCGATGCTGGCGCCTCCCACGAGGGCGCCATCGACATCCGGCTGAGCCATGATCCCCTTGATATTGCCTGACTTGACCGAGCCACCGTAAAGGATACGGACCCCAGAGGCCACTTCGGCGTCGTAGAGCTCAGCGAGTCTCACCCGCAACGCTCCACACGCCTCCTGGGCGTCCTCCGGGGTGGCCACCTCGCCGGTGCCGATCGCCCACACCGGCTCGTAGGCCACCACTATCGATTTTGCCTGCTCGGCGCTGATTTTGCGCAGCGCGCCGTCGAGTTGGGCGAGACAGTGCGCGATGTGGCCCCCCGCTTGACGCACCGCGAGCTGCTCGCCCACGCACAGGATGGGCGCCAGCGAGTGCCGGTAGGCGGCCTGCACCTTGGCGTTGATCAGGTCCTCGTCCTCGCCGTGGTACTGCCGGCGCTCGGAGTGCCCGATCGTCACGTACGTGCAGCCCAGCTTGGCCAGCATGGCGCCCGACACCTCACCGGTGTAGGCGCCGGCGTCGTGCTGGGACAGGTCCTGGGCGCCGTAGACGATCCTGAGCTTGTCGCCGTCGACCAGGGTCTGGACGCTGCGCAGGTCGGTGAAGGGCGGCAGGACGGCGACCTCGACCTTGTCGAAGTCCTTGTCGTTGAGCGCGAAGGCCAGCTTCTGGACCAGCTTGATGGCCTCGAAGTGGTTGAGGTTCATCTTCCAGTTGCCGGCGATGAGCGGCTTGCGCTGGGTCAACTAGTCCTCCAGAGCCGCGAGTCCGGGAAGGGTCTTGCCCTCAAGGTATTCGAGACTGGCCCCGCCGCCGGTGGAGATGTGCGAGAACCCGTCCTCGGGCAGCCCGAGCTTGCGCACCGCCGCCGCCGAGTCGCCCCCGCCCACCACGGTGAAGGCCTCGGAGCCGATCAGCGCCTCGGCCACCGCCCTGGTGCCGCCGGAGAACGCGTCGAACTCGAACACGCCCATCGGCCCGTTCCAGAACACGGTGCGGGCGTCGGCCAGCTTGGCGGCGAACAGCTCGCGGGTCTTCGGCCCGATGTCCAGGCCCTCCCGGTCGGCCGGGATGGCGGTGGCCTCCACCACGTCGTGCTCGGCGTCGGCGGCGAAGGTGACCGCCGCCAGCACGTCCACGGGCAGCACGAGCTCCACCCCGCGCTGCCCGGCCTCCTCCAGGAAGCCGCGCACCTGGTCGAGCTGGTCCTCCTGGAGCAGGGACTTCCCGACCTCGTGGCCCTGCGCCTTGAGGAACGTGTACGCCATGCCGCCGCCGATCAGCAGCCGGTCGACCTTGGTCAGCAGGTTGGCGATGACGCCGAGCTTGTCGGAGACCTTGGCGCCGCCCAGCACGACCACGTAGGGCCGCTCGGTGTCCTCGGTCAGCTTCCGCAGCACCTCGACCTCGGCCACCACGAGCCCGCCCGCCGCGTGCGGCAGCAG
The nucleotide sequence above comes from Nonomuraea gerenzanensis. Encoded proteins:
- the tpiA gene encoding triose-phosphate isomerase, producing the protein MTQRKPLIAGNWKMNLNHFEAIKLVQKLAFALNDKDFDKVEVAVLPPFTDLRSVQTLVDGDKLRIVYGAQDLSQHDAGAYTGEVSGAMLAKLGCTYVTIGHSERRQYHGEDEDLINAKVQAAYRHSLAPILCVGEQLAVRQAGGHIAHCLAQLDGALRKISAEQAKSIVVAYEPVWAIGTGEVATPEDAQEACGALRVRLAELYDAEVASGVRILYGGSVKSGNIKGIMAQPDVDGALVGGASIDADEFAKICRFSDMPG
- a CDS encoding glycosyltransferase — translated: MSNAPARRRLQARHGAPAAAPVSVDIVIPVLNEERALPGCVRTLAAYLGGFPLPWRITIVDNGSTDGTWRAAAALAAELEQVHARRLDIRGRGAALRAAWQDSPADIVAYMDVDLSTDLDALFPLVASVASGHSEIAIGTRLAPGARTRRSLRREVVSRGYNALLRHGFGVRFSDAQCGFKAARTDVVRPLLGKVEDDAWFFDTELLLLAEHNGLRVHEVPVDWIEDTDSRVRVVRTAIDDLKGLARVAWAISRGRAGVEVARPEPAPWHPDAMVARPREATFVSFAVVSGVSCALYALVYLSLREIWSPAATNLGAVALTFLVSGAVPRRWTVARLRRAAVRVRSAARFSMVYALTTAAALAVPAAAGRAVEVGAVLAAYGPLALSRWIAGSRRTRQRSWTPRRRRRSVRRHLMAPHRRCPRSPV
- a CDS encoding NAD(P)/FAD-dependent oxidoreductase; amino-acid sequence: MSVRVPLSSEYVNGDVSFWYRSAGLPAPGPRLDGDLQADVAIVGAGYTGLWTAYYLKRARPSMNVVLLEQEFAGFGASGRNGGWLTGDLAGSHERYGAGARRLQREMYASIDEVIQVCRTESIDCDLVKGGVLNVARTPAQAARLRQSVSSARAWGIEEADLRLVDPADHVRVAGALEGFWSPHCARIQPAKLAQGLARAVRELGVPIYERTPVTEISPHRAVTPYGTVSAGHVIRATEGFTARLPSLRRQWLPMNSSMIVTEPLPASFWDEVGWQGAELLGDMAHYYMYAQRTADDRIAFGGRGRPYLYGSRVDARGHTHEWTVEALWRLLTEFFPAARSSSIAHAWSGVLGVPRDWCSTVHVDRATGLGWAGGYTGHGVTTTNLAGRTLRDLILGEETELTSLPWVGRRVRSWEPEPLRWLGVHTMYRLYRVADHRERTMPRTSVLARFADLITGH
- a CDS encoding phosphoglycerate kinase, yielding MRTLDDLDVKGRRVLVRADLNVPLDGETITDDGRIRASVPTIKTLVERGARVVVCAHLGRPKGQVNPKYSLRPVAARLGELLGQDVAFATDVVGDSARSTVEALQDGQVALLENLRYEPGEESKDDAVRGEFAAKLAGLAELYVGDGFGAVHRKHASVYDVPGLLPHAAGGLVVAEVEVLRKLTEDTERPYVVVLGGAKVSDKLGVIANLLTKVDRLLIGGGMAYTFLKAQGHEVGKSLLQEDQLDQVRGFLEEAGQRGVELVLPVDVLAAVTFAADAEHDVVEATAIPADREGLDIGPKTRELFAAKLADARTVFWNGPMGVFEFDAFSGGTRAVAEALIGSEAFTVVGGGDSAAAVRKLGLPEDGFSHISTGGGASLEYLEGKTLPGLAALED
- a CDS encoding RNA polymerase-binding protein RbpA, whose protein sequence is MGSGNAIRGSRVGAGPMGEAERGEAAPRVRVSFWCANMHETRPSFASDAAVPETWDCPRCGLPAGQDESAPPAPPKNEPYKTHLAYVKERRSDKDGKAILEEALERLRNNKSPW
- a CDS encoding GNAT family N-acetyltransferase; this encodes MGFLRIRTTVDERPGRLASLAAALAHRGGNILGLSVQSDTDGTVDEFVADIPAHPETVREALEAAGGRNVTVVPATAHELTDEPTRALLLASRLRTMPWRLPELLAELLRADDARWVYGEAVSDLPDPTQLVVPVAPRRAVRLRRAELPFTLTEAARAASFARLAQPAAEQSGTADRAVKLADGAEVTVRPLTSIYREAVRDLHDRCSPESRRFRYFTSMPALPPRTFDKLCDRNRGCSLVAGHDGQVVGMANLMFTNDPGTAEMAFLVEDRWQGRGLGTAMARMLVRAARDLGYAEVRATMLSDNARMRRLLLALGATLGYSEDPGVIEARLPVGTMVSA
- a CDS encoding RICIN domain-containing protein, producing MRLCTTARAAASCAVTAIALTTLSAPPAAADTRPWYGGDVVEIQTHADKCFDVAGISAEDRTPIIQYGCDDETHQRFRLRRLPDGSVAIQTFAGKCLDVEHGSSADGARLVQFRCHAEPNQRFRFTPTSRGRFIIRTAAGKCLDVRDGSLGDQAPIVAYSCHGNVNQSFYLVPVRPWSGM
- the secG gene encoding preprotein translocase subunit SecG, whose amino-acid sequence is MEIGISIALILASLLMILLVLLHKGKGGGLSDMFGGGFSSNFGGSSVVERNLDRLTVITGTIWFVCIIALGLLMRP
- a CDS encoding amidohydrolase, with product MDILFRGGRVFTPQGVAATAVLVRDGVIAAVGPERELARQPHETVDLDGALLTPGFTDAHLHPVQAGLERAKCDLSEIFGLDAYLEKIADYAANNLDKEWIDGGGWDMSAFPGGLPHREQIDFLDRPVYLIQRDHHAAWVNTAALARAGITRDTPDPADGRIERDAAGEPTGVLHEGAMDLVGLLTPRPTAQDLQDALADAERHLFSLGITGWQDAIVGSYAGSDDQLPTYVEAARSGRLRARVVGALWWDRTRGAEQVEDLLARRASAEGLTRFRAGSVKIMQDGITENFTAATLEPYCLCGGTGLSYVDPAKLKEYVAELDRHGFQVHFHAIGERAVREALDSFEGTDPANRHHIAHLQIIEPSDVPRFAALGVTANLQPLWATHHAQMDELTLPYLGEPRSSWQYPFADLLAHGTRFCAGSDWPVSNADPLQGMHVAVNRTEPGGSVHAGYPTAQTPFLPGQRIDLATAMTAYTAGSAWINRSPAGIIEPGRPADLVVLDRDPFELPPAEIWTTRVRMTFVDGEPVFERR